One Streptomyces formicae genomic window, AACGCCAGGGCGTGCACGCGGCGGGGGCAAGCACATCGCGCGCCGGCGCGCCCGGATCCGCCACCGCCGATCCGCGCGCCCCCAAGTCCTCCGACGCAACCTCTTTGTCGGAAGAGGGGGAAGGATCGGAGGAGGCCGAGCGGCACCGCCGCCGCGAACTCGCCCAGCTGGCCTGGCCCGAGGCCGCGGGCACCACCCCCGAGCAGCGCGAGGCGCTGGAGCTGGCCGTGCGCCACCAGCTCGCCCCCGCGGAAGTCGCCGCCGTCCTCGGCCTGGAGCCGACGGAGGCCCGCGACCTGCTCGCGTCCGCCGCCTGCGAGGTGGAGCGCACCCGGGCCGCGCTCGCCGTCGTGGAGACCGGCAGCTGCCCCATCGTCGCCCGCCTCACCGGCGACAACCAGCTCCTCCTCGGCACCGCCCTGCGCCGCGAGCTCGTCCGGCACGTCGACGACTGCCCGCGCTGCCGCCGCACCGCCGAGCGCGCGGGAGCGGGCGCCTGGCCGGGCACGGCGGTCACCCCTGCCGCGCTTCCCGTCGTCGAGGCCCCGCGGCCTGCCCTGCACAGGGCGATGGAGCACGTCCCACGCGCGCGTGGCGGCGGTCCGCGCTACGACCGGCGCGGATTTCCGATGGACCCCAAGGACCACGCCGCGCGCCGCGACCGGCTGCGCGCGCGTGCCGTCACCACGACGGTCGTCGCCACCGTCGTGGCCGCGCCGGTGCTCGCCCTGTGGGCCGCCTACCGGGGAGCGCCGCTGACCGGCGAGGGCCACGACGGCCGCTCGGTCACCGCGAGCGAGGCGGACGACCGGGACGGGAGCGGCGGCGACCACCCGCCCGGCTACGAGAACGCGGGCAACGCGCGTACGGGCCCCGACTCCCGCTTCACCGCGGGCAGCCGCTCGCCCGACGTCTCCGTAGAGGTCATCAGCGGCGGGGGCGCGCCCTCGCGTTCGACCACGGGGCCCGGACGCCTCACCGTGGAGGCACAGCCGAGCGGCGACACGACCCTCATCACGCTGACGGCGTCCGGGGGTTCACCGGTGTGGTGGTCGGCGAGCGAGGGTGCGTCCTGGCTCTATCTGAGCCGGTCCTCGGGAACGCTCGCGCCGGGGGAGTCGTTCACGATCCAGGTGTACGTCGACCATGACCGCGAGCCGTCGGGGCACTGGCGGGCACGGGTGTCCATCGCGCCCTCGGGGGCGGTCATCTCCATCGACGGGTTCGGGCGCGGGGGGCTGCCGCCCAGTCATCCCGGGCCTCGGCCCACGCCCACGCCCAGTGATCCGGGGCCGTCGGACCCGGATCCGACGCCGACCCCGTCCGACCCCGACCCGACGCCGACTCCCTCTGATCCGGAGCCGACGCCGACGGAGCCGACGCCGACGGATCCCGGGCCGTCCGACTCGTCTCCGCCGCCCAGTGACGGCGGGGAGCCGAGTTCCGGCTGAGCGCGCCGCTGTGGTGGAGCTGTTTCCCGGCTGCGGCGCCGTCGTGGCTTGTCGCGCAGTTCCCCGCGCCCCTTACGGGGCCCCTCCTACCGCTTCGGGTCCGCCGGGTGTGGGGCCAGGAGCGGGAGTTGGGAGGAGAGGCGCTCCTCGCACAGCTCCTCGAGGCGGGCGTAGCCCTTCTTGCCCATCAGTTCGATCAGTTCCGGGCGGTAGGAGACGTACACCGGGTCGCCCGCGCCGTGCGCCGACGTCGCCGACGTGCACCACCAGTGCAGGTCGTGGCCGCCGGGACCCCAGCCCCGCCGGTCGTACTCACCGATCGACACCTGGAGCACGCGCGTGTCGTCGGGCCTGTCGATCCACTCGTACGTCCGTCGCACCGGCAGCTGCCAGCAGACGTCCGGCTTCGTCTCCAGGGGCTCGCGGCCCTCCTTCAGCGCCAGGATGTGCAGCGAGCAGCCCGCGCCGCCCGCGAAACCGGGGCGGTTCTGGAAGATGCACGAACCCTGGTACGGACGGGTCTGGCGGTCGCCGTCCTCGTCCGTGGAGACCCAGCCGCTCTCCCTGCCGACGTCGTGGTGCTGCCAGATGTCGGGCGTGAGCCGCTCGACGAACCCGGCGACCCGCTTCTCGTCGTCATCGTCCGAGAAATGGGCACCTAGCGTGCAGCAGCCGTCGTCGGCGCGGCCCGCCTGGATGCCCTGGCAACCGCTTCCGAAGATGCAGGTCCAGCGAGAGGTCAGCCATGTCAGATCGCACCGGAAGACCTGCTCGTCGTCCGCGGGATCAGGAAACTCCACCCAGGCCCGGGCGAAGTCCAGACCCTTCTCGTCCCGCTTCTTCTGCTTCTCAGGGCCGGTCGGCTTCGTCGACGGCTTCCCCGACTTCGATTTGTCGGTCTTCGCCTTTTTCGTCTTTGGCACGCCTCCAGGGTATGCGCGTGCGGGGCCGCCCGAAGACCGCCGGGGGCCCCATGCGGCGTAGCGTTCCGTACATGAGACTCGGTGTCCTCGACGTGGGGTCGAACACGGTGCATCTGCTCGTGGTCGACGCCCACCCCGGCGCGCGCCCGCTGCCCGCCCACTCGCACAAGGCCGACCTGCGCCTCGCCCAACTCCTCGACCCGGCGGGCGCGATCGGCCCCGACGGCGTCGACCGGCTCGTCGCCACCGTGCGCGACGCGGTGGAGGCCGCCGAGGACAAGGGCGTGGAGGAAGTCCTTCCGTTCGCCACCTCCGCGGTGCGCGAGGCCAGCAACGCGGACGAGGTGCTCGCCAGGGTCAGGGACGAGACCGGCGTCGACCTGAAGGTCCTGTCCGGCGAGGAGGAGGCCAAGCTGACCTTCCTGGCCGTCCGGCGCTGGTTCGGCTGGTCCGCGGGCAAGCTGCTCGTCCTCGACATCGGCGGCGGCTCCCTGGAGATCGCGTACGGCATCGACGAGGAGCCCGACGCCGCGGTCAGCCTGCCGCTCGGCGCGGGCCGCCTCACCGCGGCCTGGTTGCGGCAGGACCCGCCCGACCCCTCCGACGTGCGGGCGCTGAGGCGGCACGCGCGCGCCCAGATCGCGCGCACCGTGGGGGAGTTCACCCGGTTCGGCAACCCCGACCACGTGGTGGCCACGTCGAAGACGTTCAAGCAGCTCGCCCGGCTCGCCGGGGCGGCCCGCTCGGCGGAGGGCCTCTACGTACAGCGGGAGCTGAAGCGGAAGTCCCTGGAGGACTGGGTGCCGCAGCTCGCCGCGATGACCGAGCAGGAGCGGGCGGTGCTGCCCGGCGTCTCCGAGGGCCGGGCCGGGCAGCTGCTCGCCGGGGCGCTCGTCGCGGAGGGCGCCATGGACCTCTTCGGCGTGGAGACCCTGGAGATCTGCCCGTGGGCGCTGCGCGAGGGCGTGATCCTGCGCAGGCTGGACCACCTTCCGGCCTCGTGACGCACCACGTGCCGGGCCACGCGCCGGGCCGGTGGGAGGGGGTGGCGTGAGGCCACCTCCCCCGCGCCGATCCGTGGCCCGTACGCTGTCCCTCGTGGCAGAACCAGTGGTGCGCATCCCGGATGCGAAGGTCGCCCTGTCGACGGCCTCGGTCTATCCGGAGTCGACGGCGACGGCCTTCGAGATAGCGGCACGCCTGGGCTACGACGGCGTCGAGGTCATGGTCTGGACCGACCCGGTCAGCCAGGACATCGAGGCGCTGCGCCGCCTGAGCGACTACCACCGCATCCCGATCCTGGCCGTCCACGCGCCGTGTCTGCTGATCACCCAGCGCGTGTGGTCCACGGACCCCTGGGTGAAGCTCCAGCGCGCGAAGGCCGCCGCCGAGAAGCTCGACGCGTCGACGGTGGTCGTCCACCCGCCCTTCCGCTGGCAGCGGCAGTACGCGCGCGACTTCGTCGAGGGCATCTGGCGGATGGCGGACGAGACCGACGTGCGCTTCGCCGTCGAGAACATGTACCCGTGGCGCTACCGCGACCGCGAGATGCTCGCGTACGCCCCGGACTGGGACGTCACCAAGGACGACTACCGGCACTTCACCGTCGACCTCTCGCACACCGCGACGGCCCGCACGGACGCGATGGACATGATCGACCGCATGGGCGACCGGCTCGGCCACGTCCACCTCGCCGACGGCAAGGGCTCCGCCAAGGACGAGCACCTGGTGCCGGGGCGCGGCACGCAGCCGTGCGCCGAGCTCCTGGAGCGCCTGGCCACGACCAACTTCGACGGGCACGTCGTCATCGAGGTCAACACGCGGCGCGCGATGTCCAGCGCCGAACGCGAGGCCGATCTCGCCGAGGCGCTCGCCTTCACCAGGCTGCACCTGGCATCGGCGGTGCGGGTGCCCCGCTCGTGAGCGCCACCCGTGGCAGGGGGCGGCCCTCCCGTACGCAGTCCGAGGCCGGGCCCGCGACCCGCGACCGGATCCTGGAAGCGGCGCGCGGCGAATTCTCCGCGCACGGGTACGAGAAGACGTCCGTGCGCGCCATCGCCAAGGCCGCCGGGGTGGACCCGGCGCTCGTCCACCACTACTTCGGTACGAAGGAACAGGTCTTCGAGGCGGCCGTCACGGCCACCTTCGCACCCGCGCTCGAAGCGCCCGCCGCGATCGAGGAGGGCCCGCTCGACGACGTCGGCGAGCGGCTCACCCGCTTCGTCTTCGGCATCTGGGAGAACCCGGCGACGCGCGCCCCGCTGCTCGCCGTCGTGCGCTCCGCCGTGAACAACGACACCGCGGCCGCCGTCTTCCGGCGCCTGGTCGCCACCCAGCTCCTGAGCCGCGTCGCCCGCCGCCTCGACCTGCCGGACGCCGAGCTGCGGGCCGAGCTCGCGGCCGCGCAGCTGGTGGGCATCGCCATGCTGCGGTACGTGATCAAGGTCGAGCCGCTGGCCTCGGCGAGCGTGGAGCAGATCGTGGCGCGGGTGGCTCCGGTGGTGCAGGGGCATCTGACCGGGCCCTAGGGGCATCTGACCGGACCCTGAGGCCCACGGATCCGGCGGTCGCTCACCGAGACGGCCGTCCCGCCATCCGGACGGCCTGTCCAGATCGTGGAGCGGCGGCGTACGCTCGGCATCAAGTCATACCTGCCTCGAAGGTCCCGCCGGGGCCCCTGAAGGAGCGAGCGACGATGCCCGAGCTGAGGTCCCGAACCGTCACCCACGGCCGCAACATGGCGGGCGCCCGCGCCCTGATGCGCGCCTCCGGTGTACCCGGCGCGGACATCGGACGGAAGCCCATCATCGCCGTCGCCAACTCCTTCACGGAGTTCGTGCCGGGCCACACCCACCTGCAGCCCGTCGGCCGCATCGTCTCCGACGCGATCCGCGAGGCCGGTGGCATCCCGCGCGAGTTCAACACCATCGCGGTGGACGACGGCATCGCGATGGGTCACGGCGGCATGCTGTACTCCCTGCCGTCCCGCGACCTGATCGCCGACTCGGTCGAGTACATGGTCGAGGCGCACTGCGCGGACGCCCTGATCTGCATCTCCAACTGCGACAAGATCACGCCCGGCATGCTGATGGCGGCGCTCCGCCTCAACATCCCGACGGTCTTCGTCTCCGGCGGTCCGATGGAGGCGGGCAAGGCGACCCTCGTCGACGGCACGGTCCGCAAGCTCGACCTGGTCAACGCGATCAGCGACGCGGTCGACGAGAACGTCTCGGACGAGGACATCCTCCGTATCGAGGAGAACGCCTGTCCGACCTGCGGCTCCTGTTCCGGCATGTTCACCGCCAACTCGATGAACTGCCTGACCGAGGCCATCGGCCTCTCCCTGCCGGGCAACGGCTCGGTCCTCGCCACGCACACCGCCCGCAAGGAGCTGTACGAGCGCGCGGGGCAGACGGTCGTCGACATCACCAAGCGCTACTACGACGGCGACGATGCCTCCGTCCTGCCGCGCAGCATCGCCACCCACGCCGCGTTCGAGAACGCCATGGCCCTCGACATCGCCATGGGCGGCTCCACCAACACGATCCTGCACCTGCTCGCCGCCGCCCGCGAGGCCGAGGTCGACTACGACCTGACCGACATCGACGCCGTCTCGCGCCGCGTCCCGTGCCTGGCCAAGGTCGCCCCGAACGCCGCGCCCACCACGACGTACTACATGGAGGACGTGCACCGCGCGGGCGGCATCCCCGCGCTGCTCGGCGAGCTGTACCGGGGCGGGCTGCTCAACGAGGACGTGCACACCGTCCACTCGCCCTCCATCAAGGAGTGGCTCGACGCCTGGGACATCCGCTCCGGCGCCACCTCCGCCGAGGCCGTCGAGCTGTGGCACGCGGCGCCCGGCTGTCAGCGCTCCGCCGAGGCGTTCTCGCAGTCCGAGCGCTGGGACACCCTCGACACGGACGCCGCGAACGGCTGCATCCGCGACGTCGCCCACGCCTACTCCAAGGACGGCGGCCTCGGCGTCCTCAAGGGCAACATCGCGGTGGACGGCTGCGTGGTGAAGACCGCGGGCGTCGACGAGTCGATCTGGACGTTCGAAGGTCCCGCGGTCGTCTGCGACTCGCAGGAAGAGGCCGTCGAGAAGATCCTCAACAAGGTCGTCAAGCACGGCGACGTGGTCGTCATCCGCTACGAGGGCCCCAAGGGCGGCCCCGGCATGCAGGAGATGCTCTACCCGACCTCCTTCCTCAAGGGCCGGGGCCTCGGCAAGACCTGCGCCCTGGTCACCGACGGCCGCTTCTCCGGCGGTACGTCGGGCCTCTCGATCGGCCACGCGTCGCCCGAGGCGGCGTCCGGCGGCACGATCGCGCTCGTCCAGGACGGCGACCGCATCCGCATCGACATCCCGCAGCGCTCGATCGAACTCCTCGTCCCCGAGGCGGAGCTGACCGCCCGCCGCGAGGCCCTGGGCGGTGTGTACGCGCCCAAGCCGCGCGAGCGCAAGGTCTCCGCGGCCCTGCGCGCGTACGCGGCGATGGCGACGAGCGCCGACAAGGGCGCGGTCAGGGACGTCTCGAAGCTGGGCTGAGCCCTCCCGGAAACCTTTCGGGGCGCGGGCGCGTCCTTGGTGTGAGGAGCATGCCGAGGGCGGCCCGCGTCGCCCGTTACGGGGGAGAGCACTGTGAGCGAGAACGTCATAGCGCCAGAAGCAAGCGCCGAGGCCGAGGCCGAGGCCGTGGCCGTGGCCGCCGGCAGCTACCCGGTCGTCGCGGACGTCAACGTCCGCTCGGGACCCGGCACGTCGTACGGCAAGGTCGGCCGCCTGCGCGCGGGCAGCCGCGTCACCATCCAGTGCCAGAAGGCGGGCGAGACGGTCACGGGCCCGACCGGCACGTCGAAGATCTGGGACCGCATCGGCAGCGGCCGCTACGTCTCGGACACGTACGTCCGCACGGGGAGCAACGGGTACGTGGCGCCGCGCTGCTGATCGTCGTGGCGGTTTCGTAGCTGTCAGCTGTCAGCTGTCAGCTGTCAGCCGTCGGAGTCCGGGAGTTCAGCCGGACTTCGGCGGCTTCGTCGCGTCGAAGGCGAACACCGTGTTGTCGTCGGCCGTCACGACCACCATGCGCCCCGCGACCGTCACCCGGGAACTGGCGTTCATCTCGCCCGTCATGCCGTCGGCCCGCGGGTTCGTCGTCCACAGGGGCGCGCCCGTGCGCGCCGAGAGCGCGGCGACCCGGCCGCTGGCCGAGCTGAAGTAGAGGGCCCCGTCGCCGTTGCCGCCCACCGGCCCCGAAAGGCCCTCGACGCCGGACTGCCTGGCCCACCTCTTGTGGCCCGTCGCCGGGTCGAAGGCGGTGACGAGCCCGGTCTGCCCGCTCACGAGCACGGTGTCGCCCACCAGTCCCGGCGTGCCCCCGTACGTCTTCGGCAGCCGGGAGTACGTGACGTGCTGCGAGTCCTTGTCGACCCGCATCACCCCGTCGTAACCGAGGGACGCGAGGCGCTGCTCGTCCCTGTGCACGAGTACGAGGCTGTCGCCGCTGGTGCCGACGGGCTGGGCGGGGCCCTTGAGGGCGATGGCCTTGCCGAGCGTCCCGGAGTCGAGGTCGACGACGTGCAGCGTGGAGTGGCGGATTTCGCTCGCGGCCACCTCGGCGGTCGGCGCGCACATCAGGTAGAGGCGGGCGCCGGAGGGGACGGGGGAGCACTGCGTGCCCGCGGGGAACGGCTGCCGCCAGGCGACCGAGCCGCTGCGCGCGCTCCTGGCCTCCAGACGGGTGTTCGACGCGTCGACCGTCATGACCTTCGAGTCGACGACCACGGCGTCCTGCGTACGCCCGGTCACGGCCGTGGACTGGGCGCCCGACGGCACCGACCACAGCTCCTTGCCCTTGTCCGCGTCGAGGGCGACCACCTCGGTGGCCGGATCACCCGAGCCCTCGGCCGCGATGCGGTAGCCGAGCACCGTGTCGTCGGTGGCGCCCACCAGGTGCATGCCCTGGACCGGCACGCCCGGGCTCTTCTCGGTCCACACGCGGGAGCCGTCGGAGGCGCGCAGGCGGGCCGCGACGACGCCGCCGCCCCCGCAGAACACCGCGTCGCCGCGGGTCAGACAGCGCAGCTCGTCGGGGATGTCGGCGCGGCCGCCGAGCACCGTCTTCTTCCACGGCGCGAACCGGTGCGGCAGCGCGGCCGAGCCGGTCGCCGCGACGTTGCCGCCCCGGCCGCCCGCGTCGCCCGGCTCGTCGGACGAGCCGGTGCGCAGGAGCGTGGCCCCGCCCGCGATCGCGGCCACGGCGACCGCGGCGGCGAGCACAGGGCGCCAGCGGCGGCGCAGGTGACGGCCGATGAGGGTGCCGGTCGGGGGGCTGGTGTGCGGGGGGTTCTCGGCCGCGGCCGCGGGCGGCCGCGAAGGGCCGGGGGACGGGGTGTCGTCGGTCGCCGACAGGTGGTGCTGGGTGTCCGTCTCGCGGGTGGGGCAGCCGCCCCCGGCCCCGGCGGGACCGCCGAGGTCGGCGGGCAGGTCCCGCAGTCCCACGAGGAGTTCGTCGGCCGAGGGGCGGTGCTCGGGGTCCTTGGCGAGGCACGGCTCGACCACCGATCGCAGCGCGCCGGGCACCGAGCCCAACGACGGGGCCTCGTGCACCACTTGATACGCCGTCATATAGGGGCTGTCCGCGTCGAAGGGGCCCTGCCCCGTCGCCGCGTACACCAGCAGCGTGCCCAGCGAGAAGACGTCGGAGCGCGGCCCGACCCCGCGCGGGGCCTGCAACTGCTCCGGTGACATGAAGGGCGGCGTGCCTATCACCCGCCCCGTCATCGTCAGCGTCTGCTGGTCCGCCGCGCGCGAGATGCCGAAGTCGATGACGCGCGGGCCCTCGGGGGACAGCACCACGTTGGACGGCTTGAGGTCGCGGTGCACGACCCCGGCGCGGTGGATGTCCCGCAGCGCCTCGGTCAGACCTATGGCCAGCGTGCGCAGCTCGGAGCCGCCGATCGGGCCGCGCTTCGCGATGCGCTGGGCGAGCGTGTCGCCCTCGATGAAGGTGGTGGCCATCCACGGGTGCTCGGCCTCGGGGTCGGCGTCGATCACGGCGGCGGTGAAGGCGCCGCTGACCCGGCGGGCCGCCGCGACCTCCTGCCGGAAGCGGATCCGGAACTCCTCGTCGTCCGCGAACTGCTGGTGGATCAGCTTGATCGCGACGGGCCGCCCCGACGCCGTACGCGCGAGGAAGACCGTGCCCATGCCGCCCGACCCGAGCCGGGCCTCCAGCGGATAGCCGCCGATCTCCTCAGGGTCTCCTCCACGGAGCGACACTCGCACCAACCTCCCCCGTGTTCTCGGGTCTGTTCTCGCGCTACGACTCACGCCGCTTACGCCGCCCAAACTAGCGGCCCCGCCGTGTGCTCCCGCAAGGCGGGGGACGAATAGGGCGAGCCCACCCCCCCACTACGCTTCGCCTCCTCCCGGTCCTCCTCCCGGTCCTCCCCGCGGCCCCCTCCGCCGCCCGCCGCCGCCCTCCGCCGAGCGGGGCCCCCGGCGGGCGATAATCAAACGGTGAGCGAAGAAACCTCCGGAACCACCCCTGGTCCGCGGCCCGAACCGATCCGCTTCTTCGGTACGACGTGGCTCGACCACGACAACGGCTACGGCGCCCGCCGCGTCGGCGCCGCCGTCGGCTCGCTGCTGCTCGCGGCCGCGGGCTGCTTCGTGCTCCGCTTCGCCTACGAGGGCCTGGCCATCGCGGACGTGGGCACGTTCGTGAACCTGCTGGTCGTCGTCATGTTCGCGATCTGCAGCGCGCTCGCCTTCCGCCGCACCTGGGAGGGGTACACACGCCGCCACGACCCGGCGTCGGTCGCCTCGATGCGCGGCCTGATGACGATCGGCTTCATCGGCGGCCTGCTCGCCTACTTCTTCCGTTCCCTGAAGGAGGCACCGGGCGAGGAGCTCCACCGCAAGGAATACGAGACGGCCCGCGTCCAGTACGAGAAGCGCACGTCGCGCCGGACGGGCAACCCCTCACGCAAGAAGCGCGGAGGCTGAGCCCGCGCTCGCCCGGGGCGCCGGGGCCGAGGGCTGGATCAGCCGTCCCCATCGGCGTGAGGATGCCCCCATGACGTCCGCCCCCTCCCCCCGCGCCCACTCCTTCAACGCGGCCGCCGCCCAGTACGCGGCGAACCGCCCCTCCTACCCGCCCGCCCTCCTCGACTCCGTCGAACGCCTGATGGGGCGGCGCCTCGCGGGGGCGCGCGTCGTGGACGTCGGCGCGGGTACCGGTATCGCCACCGCCCTGCTCGTCGAGCGCGGCGCGGACGTCGTCGCGGTCGAGCCCGGAGACGGCATGGCGGAACAGTTCCGCCGCACGCTGGCGCACGTCCCCGTCGTACGCGGCGACGGCAACGCGCTGCCGCTCGCGGACGGCATCGCCGACCTGATCACGTACGCCCAGGCCTGGCACTGGACCGATCAGGAACGCTCCGTCCCCGAGGCCCTGCGCGTGCTGCGGCCCGGCGGCGCCCTCGCCCTGTGGTGGAACACCACGGACCCGGATACGCCCTGGCTCACCGAGCAGAGCGCCCGCATCGCGCGCCACCTCGGCATGGACGACGGCGCGGGGCGCACCGCCGAGCGCACCAGGCACAGCGTCGGCGCCCTGACCACCGCGCTGGACTTCCGCCGCGACCAGGTGCGCTGGAGCCGCCGCGTCCCCCTCGACACCCACCTCGCCAACATCGGCACGCACTCGGCGTTCCTGGTCATGGGCGCGGAGCGCACGGCCGCCTTCCTCGCCGAGGAGCGCGCCGAGCTCCTCAAGGTCTTTCCGGACGCGGTCGTCGAGGAGCGTTACGTCGTGGACCTGCTGGTCGCGATCCGGCCCTCATCGGACGCGGCGCCCGGTACCGGTACCGGCTCCGCTTCCTGATTACACCCGGCCTACAGATCCGTCGCCACGATCGGCACAGCGGTCACCGCGAGCACGGCGCCTTGACGGGCCGAGGTGCGCGGAGGATTATTCATCACATGATGAATAACAAGAGTCCGGCCGCCCCGCACGCTCCACACGGTCCGGAGGCCGCGCAGGACGCACCCCCGACCCCCGCCGTCCTCGCCGGGAACGTGACCGTCGTCCGAGGCCCCCGCACCGTCCTGCGCGGCCTCGACTTCACCGTCCCGCGCGGCCAGATCACCGGCCTCCTCGGCCCCTCCGGCTGCGGAAAGTCCACCCTCATGCGCTCGGTCGTCGGCACCCAGGCCAAGGTCACCGGACGCCTCGACGTCCTCGGCCACCCGGCGGGCGCCCCCGCCCTGCGCTCCCGCATCGGCTACGTCACCCAGCACCCGTCCGTCTACGACGACCTCACCGTCCGCCAGAACCTCGACTACTTCGCCGCCGTCCTCGACCCGGGCAGGAGCGCCGCCGGACGCCGCCACGAACACGTCACCCGCGCCATCGACGACGTCGACCTCACCTCGCACGCCGACTCCCTCGCGGGCAACCTCTCCGGCGGCCAGCGCAGCCGCGTCTCCCTCGCCGTGGCCCTCATCGGCGCCCCCGAACTCCTCGTCCTCGACGAACCGACCGTCGGCCTCGACCCCGTCCTCCGACGTGACCTGTGGAACCTCTTCCACGCCATCGCCGCCGACCGGGGCGCCACCCTCCTCGTCTCCTCCCACGTCATGGACGAGGCGGAGCGCTGCCACCGCCTCCTCCTCATGCGCGAGGGCGAGATCCTCGCCGACGACACCCCCGACGCACTCCGCGCCCGCACCCGCGCCGAGACGGTCGAGGCCGCCTTCCTCCACCTCGTGGACCAGGCCGACACCCGCCACAGCCAGCACTGAAGACGAAGCCCCGGAGCCCCCGATGAACGCCTACCGCACCTTCGCCACCGCCGCCCGCGTGCTGCGCCAGCTCCGCCACGACCCGCGCTCCATCGCCCTGATGATCCTGGTCCCGTGCGTGATGCTGCTGCTCCTGCGCTACGTCTTCGACGGCAGCCCCGCGACCTTCGACTCGATCGGCGCCTCGCTGCTCGGCATCTTCCCGCTCATCACGATGTTCCTGGTCACCTCCATCGCCACCCTGCGCGAACGCACCTCGGGCACCCTCGAACGCCTCCTCGCCATGCCGCTCGCCAAGGGCGACCTCATCGCCGGATACGCCCTCGCCTTCGGCGCCCTCGCGATCGTCCAGTCGGCGCTCGCCACCGGCCTCGCCCTGTGGACCCTCGGCCTCGACGTCACCGGATCGGCCTGGCTGCTGCTCCTGGTCGCCCTGCTCGACGCCCTGCTCGGCACCGCGCTCGGCCTCTTCGTCTCGGCCTTCGCCGCCTCCGAGTTCCAGGCGGTCCAGTTCATGCCGGCGGTGATCTTCCCCCAGCTGCTGCTCTGCGGCCTGTTCGCCCCGCGCTCCAGCATGCAGCCGGTCCTGGAATGGATCTCCAACGTCCTCCCCATGTCGTACGCCGTCGACGGCATGAACGAAGTCCTCCACCACCCCGACGTCACCGGCGACTTCGTCCGCGACGCCGTCATCGTCGCCGCCTGCGCCGTCCTGGTCCTCGGCCTGGGCGCCGCCACCCTCCGCCGCCGCACCGCCTGACCGGCCCTGACCGGGGCCCTGGCCCGTCCGCCTGCCGGACGCCCCCACCCCCGCCACCGG contains:
- a CDS encoding BACON domain-containing protein, producing MSSRSETPANATGAHRAHRDARKRVVPRPAPRTTPPARYEPCLDGLFTYCLSVLCDHDAATAALGDALRLAERRGSRGPESEGELRAWLYALARWVCLRRLAEAKRKRQGVHAAGASTSRAGAPGSATADPRAPKSSDATSLSEEGEGSEEAERHRRRELAQLAWPEAAGTTPEQREALELAVRHQLAPAEVAAVLGLEPTEARDLLASAACEVERTRAALAVVETGSCPIVARLTGDNQLLLGTALRRELVRHVDDCPRCRRTAERAGAGAWPGTAVTPAALPVVEAPRPALHRAMEHVPRARGGGPRYDRRGFPMDPKDHAARRDRLRARAVTTTVVATVVAAPVLALWAAYRGAPLTGEGHDGRSVTASEADDRDGSGGDHPPGYENAGNARTGPDSRFTAGSRSPDVSVEVISGGGAPSRSTTGPGRLTVEAQPSGDTTLITLTASGGSPVWWSASEGASWLYLSRSSGTLAPGESFTIQVYVDHDREPSGHWRARVSIAPSGAVISIDGFGRGGLPPSHPGPRPTPTPSDPGPSDPDPTPTPSDPDPTPTPSDPEPTPTEPTPTDPGPSDSSPPPSDGGEPSSG
- a CDS encoding Ppx/GppA phosphatase family protein, encoding MRLGVLDVGSNTVHLLVVDAHPGARPLPAHSHKADLRLAQLLDPAGAIGPDGVDRLVATVRDAVEAAEDKGVEEVLPFATSAVREASNADEVLARVRDETGVDLKVLSGEEEAKLTFLAVRRWFGWSAGKLLVLDIGGGSLEIAYGIDEEPDAAVSLPLGAGRLTAAWLRQDPPDPSDVRALRRHARAQIARTVGEFTRFGNPDHVVATSKTFKQLARLAGAARSAEGLYVQRELKRKSLEDWVPQLAAMTEQERAVLPGVSEGRAGQLLAGALVAEGAMDLFGVETLEICPWALREGVILRRLDHLPAS
- a CDS encoding sugar phosphate isomerase/epimerase family protein, which encodes MAEPVVRIPDAKVALSTASVYPESTATAFEIAARLGYDGVEVMVWTDPVSQDIEALRRLSDYHRIPILAVHAPCLLITQRVWSTDPWVKLQRAKAAAEKLDASTVVVHPPFRWQRQYARDFVEGIWRMADETDVRFAVENMYPWRYRDREMLAYAPDWDVTKDDYRHFTVDLSHTATARTDAMDMIDRMGDRLGHVHLADGKGSAKDEHLVPGRGTQPCAELLERLATTNFDGHVVIEVNTRRAMSSAEREADLAEALAFTRLHLASAVRVPRS
- a CDS encoding TetR/AcrR family transcriptional regulator translates to MSATRGRGRPSRTQSEAGPATRDRILEAARGEFSAHGYEKTSVRAIAKAAGVDPALVHHYFGTKEQVFEAAVTATFAPALEAPAAIEEGPLDDVGERLTRFVFGIWENPATRAPLLAVVRSAVNNDTAAAVFRRLVATQLLSRVARRLDLPDAELRAELAAAQLVGIAMLRYVIKVEPLASASVEQIVARVAPVVQGHLTGP
- the ilvD gene encoding dihydroxy-acid dehydratase, producing the protein MPELRSRTVTHGRNMAGARALMRASGVPGADIGRKPIIAVANSFTEFVPGHTHLQPVGRIVSDAIREAGGIPREFNTIAVDDGIAMGHGGMLYSLPSRDLIADSVEYMVEAHCADALICISNCDKITPGMLMAALRLNIPTVFVSGGPMEAGKATLVDGTVRKLDLVNAISDAVDENVSDEDILRIEENACPTCGSCSGMFTANSMNCLTEAIGLSLPGNGSVLATHTARKELYERAGQTVVDITKRYYDGDDASVLPRSIATHAAFENAMALDIAMGGSTNTILHLLAAAREAEVDYDLTDIDAVSRRVPCLAKVAPNAAPTTTYYMEDVHRAGGIPALLGELYRGGLLNEDVHTVHSPSIKEWLDAWDIRSGATSAEAVELWHAAPGCQRSAEAFSQSERWDTLDTDAANGCIRDVAHAYSKDGGLGVLKGNIAVDGCVVKTAGVDESIWTFEGPAVVCDSQEEAVEKILNKVVKHGDVVVIRYEGPKGGPGMQEMLYPTSFLKGRGLGKTCALVTDGRFSGGTSGLSIGHASPEAASGGTIALVQDGDRIRIDIPQRSIELLVPEAELTARREALGGVYAPKPRERKVSAALRAYAAMATSADKGAVRDVSKLG
- a CDS encoding SH3 domain-containing protein, which produces MSENVIAPEASAEAEAEAVAVAAGSYPVVADVNVRSGPGTSYGKVGRLRAGSRVTIQCQKAGETVTGPTGTSKIWDRIGSGRYVSDTYVRTGSNGYVAPRC